Genomic window (Deltaproteobacteria bacterium):
AAACCAAGCGTTGCGTTATTCTTCGTTTACTTTGTGATGATAGATATATGCCCGTTTTCCCCCGTGAAATACCGGCGGTCCGAGAATTTCAAAGTTTGGGCAGCAGCTGCGCATTAGCTTCTGGTTGGTGGTGATAAGCCCAACCGTTGTAGTGGACAAAGGCCCTGTGGCCATGTTGTCGATGGAAGCATAAAGGTTATTCAAATTACCTTTTTTGCCCATTCGCTCCCCATAGGGGGGATTTAGAAAGCATGTGCCCTCTATGTCAGTCAACGATTTCGCTCGCTCGCTGAGAGTGGCCCGCTCGAAGTCGATGAAGTCGCGGACGCCGGCTGCTTCAGCGTTTTGAATCGCAGCTTCGATGGCTCCTGGATGACGGTCCGATGCGAAAATGGGTGGCGTGGTCTCCGATTCTTTAGAGCGGTATTCGCTCAAGAGATCTTGCCAGCGCTTGGGACGAAACATCGGCCACTGCATGAACCCAAATTCTCTATGAAGCCCGGGGATTCTGTTCTTGGCTATCAAGGCCGCTTCGATTGCCAGTGTGCCAGATCCTGTCATGGGATCGATAAAAGGTGTGGTGCCATCATAGCCCATTGAGACCAAGCAACCGGCAGCGATATTTTCTCGTAAGGGTGCTTTGGCGGTGGCCTGGCGGTAACCTCTTTTGTGAAGGTGCTCACCACTGCTATCGATGCTGACGGTCACGATATCGTTGTTCACGCGAATAACGATGCGTTGCGTATCTGCAGGAATCTCTTCACCTTTGACGAAGGTTAAGCCTTTTCCCAGTGAACTCTCCAGCGCGTTTTGAAAGCGTTCTATCACCGCGCCAGAATGGTAAAGCTTGGACTTTTTACATGTTGCGCGAACCTGAAGAGGTTGGTTCTTCCGGATAAAGTTTTTCCAAGGAAGTGGGTTTGCGAAAATTTGTAGGCTCTTGAGCGTTGTGATTTTTGCTGCTCCCACACGCACGATAAAGCGTGAGCTGATTCGCGACTCGAGGTTAAGGCGGCACAGCTTCTCAAAAGAAGCCGCAAAGGTGAGGCCGCCTTCTTCAGGTTGAGCCTCGGCGATACCCAATTTCTCGAGTTCTTCTTGGGCAACGGTCTCTAGACCGGGCGTAATCACAGCGTAAACTTCAAACATAATCCCCTCTAAACACAGTCACATGGCATATCGCAACGCTTAAATGAGGTCTTTCTGGGTGCTTTGAGGCTCACAGGTAAGATGTGGCTGATCGTACTGAGCCATGTCCTTGGCGAGCGTAGCTGATTGGGAGGCTTTTCTCGGCGCCCACCGTGGGCTAATCTAAATCTATGCGGAAGATTCCATTTGTCGAAACTCATGTTGATATTCTTATCCCTTCTGACCGTGACGCAGCGTTTGCATTGATGAGCGACCTGGACCAATTTCCAACATTTTTCACGGGGTTTGGTCCGATTCCAAAGGTTGTAAGATGTGAGCTGGTAAGTCCGCTACCTGTGGCCGTAGGTAGTAAGCGTTTGATTTCAAATGGTGATGGCTCAGTTTTAGAAGAAATCGTTGAGATTCATGAAGATGGTAAGGAGCAGCGTTATCGAATTGAGAAGGGCTTTGTTCCCCCGTTCTCTTTTCTCATAGCGGCAGCAGTAGGACACTGGACGTTTGAAAGTGAAGCTCAGGGAACCAGAGTGGGGTGGACTTATCGGTTTGAGCTGACCAGCTCGCTAGCCCGCCCTATCGCCGGTTTCATTGTCCACGTATTTTTTAAGAGGGCGATGATGAGATGTCTTGGCAATATGAGGCAGGCTCTTTCGTAAGCGTTTGGGTCGTCTAGAAGTCTAGACTCACTTCATTTGTTGCATCGTACCCGCACACGGTCCCGTCGGTTTGAGAAGTGGCTTCGAAGTCCCAGTCTACCAAGCTCGCCGTGGTTGAGCCCGAAAGATCGATAGTGCAGTCTCCGGTTACCAGACCCGACCAACTGAGGTCACCGGTCCAAGCGAAACTGGTTTCGAGGGTACTGTCAGCCATAGCAGTCGTTCGCGAATAATCCATCTCACCATCTATCTCGATGCCATAGGCGCTGCAGTTTTCGAAACTTACCGTGTAGGAGAAATCTGCGCCTGCTGACCCGGTTTCCCATGTCGCTGCAACCGAGCCAGAGAAATCGGCCGTGCCTCCGCCTTCACAATCACGTGAGAAACTGCGGTCGTAATCAAAGCCTGCCAGCGCTTGCCCGTTCATGCGCGTTCCGCGGTTGAGCATTGCATTAACAGCCTCGAAGCCCTGACCTGCTTCGTCAGCCGTTAGGCCTTGAGGATTATCCGCGTTCATGGCGCCTGAAGAGTCGACGTTCTCAAGGGATGAATCACCACAAGCGATCAAAGATACAGTCATCGAGCATACTAGGAATAAAGATGAGGGAATTTTCACGTCTGATCTCTCGGTTGTTAGTTCACTCATAAGGTAGGGCAGGGAGCTTGAAATGGAAAGGTACCAGCCAATATTTTGTCTCATTTTGGCATCATACAAGGGCCCACATGTAGGCTCATGCGCACATGGGTGAATCATGTGGAAACGTCACAAATTTGCAAGAAGAGCCTTTTCCTGAGAGAAGAGCATACAGCTTACACGCCTCCAAAACGGGAATGATTCAATGACGATGCCTCGCCGATGGCTTCAAGTACGGAGCCTATTGTTAGGGGCTTGGTTATGCCTTCCGGGGCAGGCTTGGAGCTCGGGGCTTCAGCCTACGGCTGTGCTCGAGGAAGCGACCCCATCGATTGCCGATCTTTTAGGTCAGCCCTCTGGCTTAGAGCTTTCGATGGACTGGGCCTTTTTTGATACCCTGAACAAGCTACCGCTCGTTCATGAGGGAACTCAACCCAAGGTAGTCGCTGGTCTATGGCGCTCGATGGCTGGGATTGACTCCAATGAGTTCAGCGCATCGAACGAGTTGCTTCAGTTGACGGTGCAGGGTGAGGCGGATGATGGCCGTGTACCATCACTGGAATTACTTGTTCCTCAGCATCTGGAAGCGGTGGAGGTTGATGCCACTCTGCGACTCGAAATGAAACGGTTGGATTTCTCTGGGCGTGACTACGCTGATGCATCAGGGACCCGGTACGATACGGAATTCAAGATGGGTCGACACTGGGTGGAGGGCTCATGGTCAAGCCACCCGGTTCTGCGTTTAAACTATACACGTTACGATTTTAGAGATTCTCGGGAGAGTATGGAGCGCAGCATCCCAGTGCTCGAGTGGGACAACGTATGGAAGTTAGAAAAGGCTTGGGGTGCAGGGCTCAAGCAGTTACTAGAGCCCAGAATTTATTATGTGTTTGTCCCTTCGGTGCAGCAAGACAACCTCCCCAACGATGATTCTCAGGTTATGGGCTTTGGTTATGATTCACTCTTTCAGTCAAACCGTTTAACAGGGCGTGACCGTATAGGTGATGCTAATCAAGCCAGCTTAGGATTTTCCACAAGCCTTGTTTCTGGCGACGGTAAGCGTGAGTACTTAAAAGCGGGCATTGCCCAAACAATTTATTTCTCCACCCACGAATCTTTGATTGGGGAGTCCAGCGGGATGAGCCAGAGAGGCGTATCCGACTTAGCGTCGGTTATCCAAGCACAAATTGGAGATACGAGTATCGTCTCGGTCATGCAGTGGGATCCGGTGAATGAGGAATTGGCGGCGGCGCGAGCCGAGCTTAGCCAGGAGTTTGGTCGACAGGTTTTGAGCTTAATCCACCAAAAAAATGGTGAGATGAGGTCCACCGAGCTTGCGTGGGACTACCAGATATCCAGTCAGTGGGCCGTGACGAGTAGGCTGGCATATACAGAGGGTGAGCGACCAGGGGAGCAGCTAGAGACAGCACTGCATTACAGCGGATGCGGCTGGGCTTTCAAGATGGATACACGTAGCCGTTGGCGCGAACAGTTTGAGCGTGAAGACTACTCCATGAATATTTTGGTTGTGCTCGACTCTTTGGCAGAACCGATGGTGCGGACCTGCCGTTGAGGTTAACGCAGAGGAGATTTCAAACCTTTGCCACGGCCACTTTCAAAAATGATTTTTTCAGCCGCTTCCCGTTCTTGACGAAACCGCATGACATCTAAGACCAATGCAATATTCTCAGTATCGGAAATAGATCCAGCTAGCACTTTTAGAACTTCGATTTGGTCACTGGGAAAGCGTTGAAGTTTTAAGACGGTCGCAACTTGTTGGCTCGACATTTTATATTGGTTGGTCCAGCGGGAGAGAACAACCAGCTGACCTTTTTGGAAAGGCTGGGCCTTGAGTTGCTTGAGGAGGCTATTGAATTGGCGGTCGCTCAAGGGTGGAAGCTCAATCGTCGCGGACCGGGCTTCGTTCGGGCGTTTGGCGATGGTTGGGAGTTTGGGTTCCTTCGTTTTTTTGGCTGCTTTAGCATGACCCAATAAAGCATAGAGTGGCCCCAGGGCATCTTCGCTGCATGCATTGGGAACAGTGTTACAGGGCAGTTTTTGAATATTAAAAGTTCTGCAGCCTTTTCTCTTTACGTTACCCTCGATGGTCTCCCCTAGGTATTTACCACGAAGCTTGAGCATGGCGAAATTCCCTGGATTGTTGAGCCAATACCTTGGTTTAAAAACGAGGATTTCTTGTCCTTGCTTGTTGGTGGTTTGCTGCACCTTTGCATGAAACTTTGCCCCTTGCTCTCCGCGCTTTTTACGACTGAGTAAGAAAGAAACAGATGCTGGTTTGTCGCTCGTATCAAACTCAATCATCATGGGCATAGCTTTACCACGACAGGTATATTCTCCTACCCAGATTCCATCGGGATAGTTGAGCGGCTCTTGAGCATGAAGGTTCGTTGTAAACCCGAGGCTGAGCACTAGGATGAGGATTCGATTCTTATTATTCATTTTTCATGCAGTAGGGTTCATCTTTTAGAATTTCGCTGATCTCGCCGAATAAGGGAAACCGGTTTAGGCTGTATTTAGAGAAGACCAAACGATTGTCAGCTTTGACGTCGAAGATACCCTTGCCACCTTCGATCAACTCTATTTCTATATTGAGACTTTCAAGTAGCTCTGCAGCCAGACCGACCGCCATAGGTTTATAGTTTCACATTCCACAATATTTGACGCTAATTTTCATTGCTGGCTCCTTTACGTATTGGAGAATACTTTAGCTCTATCAGTCTTCTGATTCTAGGTATCGTTC
Coding sequences:
- a CDS encoding class I SAM-dependent RNA methyltransferase encodes the protein MFEVYAVITPGLETVAQEELEKLGIAEAQPEEGGLTFAASFEKLCRLNLESRISSRFIVRVGAAKITTLKSLQIFANPLPWKNFIRKNQPLQVRATCKKSKLYHSGAVIERFQNALESSLGKGLTFVKGEEIPADTQRIVIRVNNDIVTVSIDSSGEHLHKRGYRQATAKAPLRENIAAGCLVSMGYDGTTPFIDPMTGSGTLAIEAALIAKNRIPGLHREFGFMQWPMFRPKRWQDLLSEYRSKESETTPPIFASDRHPGAIEAAIQNAEAAGVRDFIDFERATLSERAKSLTDIEGTCFLNPPYGERMGKKGNLNNLYASIDNMATGPLSTTTVGLITTNQKLMRSCCPNFEILGPPVFHGGKRAYIYHHKVNEE
- a CDS encoding SRPBCC family protein produces the protein MRKIPFVETHVDILIPSDRDAAFALMSDLDQFPTFFTGFGPIPKVVRCELVSPLPVAVGSKRLISNGDGSVLEEIVEIHEDGKEQRYRIEKGFVPPFSFLIAAAVGHWTFESEAQGTRVGWTYRFELTSSLARPIAGFIVHVFFKRAMMRCLGNMRQALS
- the lptD gene encoding LPS assembly protein LptD; amino-acid sequence: MTMPRRWLQVRSLLLGAWLCLPGQAWSSGLQPTAVLEEATPSIADLLGQPSGLELSMDWAFFDTLNKLPLVHEGTQPKVVAGLWRSMAGIDSNEFSASNELLQLTVQGEADDGRVPSLELLVPQHLEAVEVDATLRLEMKRLDFSGRDYADASGTRYDTEFKMGRHWVEGSWSSHPVLRLNYTRYDFRDSRESMERSIPVLEWDNVWKLEKAWGAGLKQLLEPRIYYVFVPSVQQDNLPNDDSQVMGFGYDSLFQSNRLTGRDRIGDANQASLGFSTSLVSGDGKREYLKAGIAQTIYFSTHESLIGESSGMSQRGVSDLASVIQAQIGDTSIVSVMQWDPVNEELAAARAELSQEFGRQVLSLIHQKNGEMRSTELAWDYQISSQWAVTSRLAYTEGERPGEQLETALHYSGCGWAFKMDTRSRWREQFEREDYSMNILVVLDSLAEPMVRTCR
- a CDS encoding DUF4476 domain-containing protein; this translates as MNNKNRILILVLSLGFTTNLHAQEPLNYPDGIWVGEYTCRGKAMPMMIEFDTSDKPASVSFLLSRKKRGEQGAKFHAKVQQTTNKQGQEILVFKPRYWLNNPGNFAMLKLRGKYLGETIEGNVKRKGCRTFNIQKLPCNTVPNACSEDALGPLYALLGHAKAAKKTKEPKLPTIAKRPNEARSATIELPPLSDRQFNSLLKQLKAQPFQKGQLVVLSRWTNQYKMSSQQVATVLKLQRFPSDQIEVLKVLAGSISDTENIALVLDVMRFRQEREAAEKIIFESGRGKGLKSPLR